The genomic segment TTTTCACAGCTTCCATATCCAACAAACACTCCCTTTCCAGCTTTGCTATCCCATTTCTGCCTTAGTGATGCTGGGATATGTGTGTAACACAAGCAACCGAACACCTTCAAATGCTTGACTCCTGGCTTCCTTCCCGTGAAGGCTTCAAAAGGAGTCTTTTCTGCAACAGATGTTGTATAACATCTGTTCTGTATATACACAGCTGTATTAACAGCTTCTGCCCAGAAGGTTACTGGCATTCCTTTCTCTATCAGCATAGATCTCCCCATCTCACAAATTgttctgtttcttctttctgCAACTCCATTCTGTTGAGGGGAGTATGCAACTGTCAATTGCCTCTCCATTCCTTGCTTCTCACAGAACTCTTCAAATTCTTTAGAAGTATATTCTCCTCCTCTGTCACTTCTCAGCTTCTTCAATTTGTGTCCACTTTGCAGCTCAACGAATGCTTTGAATTTCTTGAATACATTCAGTGCACCAGATTTATTTCTGAGAAAGTATACCCAGCACATTCTTGAGTAATCATCAATGAATGTGATGAAGTATCTGTTTCCTCCCACAGAGTCATTCTGCATTGGTCCACACAGATCAGTGTGGATCAATTCCAGTGGATTGCTTGCTCTCCACACTTGCTCTTTGATGAATTTCTCCCTGTGATGTTTGCCTGATGCACAGCCTGCACAAACATCTTCTACTTCAGTCAGAGCAGGAAGTCCACACACCATCTCTTTCTGCTGCATCTTCTTCATGCTGGCAAAGTTCAAGTGTCCAAGTCTCCTATGCCATATCCAGGAATCCTCAGTCACTGAAGCTTTCCTTGCTGCAGGTGTAATACTTTCAAGTGAAAGTGGAAAGCATCGATTTCCTCCCATGATTACTATTGCTATAACATTGTTGAGGCTTTCATCATCAAATATTACTGCCTTGTTACCTCCAAACAGAATGTAATAGCCATGCTCCATCATCTGCCCTACACTTAGTAAGTTTTCATCCAATCCGGGAACAAGCAACACTTCTTTTATGTATCTCTTCCCATGCTGAGTTTCCACAACCAATGTACCTTTTCCAGTAGCTTGTACAAGGTCTCCTGAGCCCATCTTCACTTTGCATGTTACTGATCTATCAATGTTGATTAATTCAGATTCTTGAGAAGTCATGTGATTGCTGCAGGCACTATCCACAAACCATATCTTTTTGTCTTGCAAACTTGCAGCATGGCAAGCATAGAACATGGTTCCAGTGATGACTCCTTCTTCTTTAGCATAATTTGCAAGTTGTTTGTGATTCTGACTTTCACAATCTTTTGTAATATGGCCAAACCGATTGCATCTTCCACATCTTGGTTTTCCTTTATGCCTGCACAAtccaaaatgatgtttttgacAAACTTGACACTGTGGTTTTTCTCCTGCTTGACTGCTCCCACCACTAGTGTTATTCCAGTTTGAGTTGCTGTAATTCAGAGTTCTGTTTGGATTCCAGTTTGATCCCCTCCTGTCTTGTGGTTGCCATTTTTGTGTAGGTCTGCCTTGGAAACTCTTGTGAGAATTGTAAGCTTGATTGTTTCCAATTTTAAAACTGCTAAAGGCTTTTTCTGTTCCTCTTAGCTTATCCCTTTCATCATGCAGATCCTCCCTCTTATCATATACTTTAACAGAAGCAATGACTTCTTCTGCTCTTAGAACTTCAAGATCACGTGTCTCTTCAATTATAGACACAATGGATTTATATCTTCTGCTTAAACTCATTAATAATTTCTGCACAATTCTGTTTTCTGATACATCTTCACCTAATGATTTTAGGTTGTTTATAGTTGCAAAGAATTTAGCTAGATAACCATCTAAGCTTTCACTTTCTGTCATTCTCAAATATTCAAAGTCTGCTCTTACTCCTTGAAGTTTCACAGCTCTAACCTTTTTATCTCCTCTGAATTCTCTGCTCAAGATGTCCCATGCTCCTTTTGCAGTTTTCTCATTTCTTATACGTGGGAATAGATCATATGTTAATGCTCCTTGTATGAGGCTTAAAGCCTTTGCATTCTTGATTTGTTCTTCTCTGGATGCCGTGGATGCATGCAATATAATTTGATCAGCCTCACTCTCTTCATCGCCTGATCCTCCTGCAATCTCAGGTGCTTGATGAGACTTTATTCCATCTTCAACTACTTCCCATAGATTAAGTGCTATGAGGACAGTTTCCATTTTTACAGCCCAAAAATCATAATTCGTGCCATTGAACTGTGGAGTTCTTAAGTCTCCTCCAGCTGAGCTTGATCCTACCATTTTTGAGTAATTAACAGTTTaatcaatctctttttttttttttcacagtctACGCCCCTCTCAGGAATCAGTTtgtggctctgataccatgtttgAGTTCTGGtattttgttgaagaagaagaagaagaatatgatAGAAGAAATAAAGCTTGAATGTGCAGAGAAGTTTAATGAAGAAGTTctgtatatttttcttattatttttcaattctgcAGCCTTGCTTTTATACTTAATTCATGTAACTGATTCATTTATTTTAGGAATCAAGATCATCTCACGTAAAACTGATTTACAATCAGTTTTGTAACagtaaaaacagaaaaacagaaataacGGTTTTAACTGCCTTCTTAACTGTTTTAACAGAATTTCTGCAACTTCTTCATCCTTCTTGCTGCAGTCTTCTTCATCGATTTTTATCAACAGTAATCAGCTTAGCTTTCAACAGGAACCACTACAGGTTTttttcaaagctaaaaaaatctcATGGCCATATATTGATGATAGTAAATGCAGCATTAGGATATCCTTGAAACAAGGCCCAGCTTATCGTGTAAAaggcaagaaaatgaaaaaaagaagaagagagaaaacaaataccTGTTGTCATTCACGGCTGCACTACTGCATCTGGAGATGAAGTTGCTGGATTGCTAATGAACAGCTGCTAAAGCTGAGGAAGACGATGTTGGTGCAGAGGAGGTGCTGCTGGAGCTGAAGCTGCTGCAAACTACGCTGGGAAGAGGTGCATGATGGCAGGTGCAGAGGCTGATGCTGGACTGCTGCTGGAGTTGAAGAGGTCACGTTGGCTGCTGGTGAAGATCATGCACTGTCAGTGTAGAAGATGATGGATGTTGCAAATGCTAGGAGGAGGttcatgtgtttttcttttggtttctttttttatgtatggCCGGCAGCTGGTGTGAACAAAAatgggttaggttttttttttttattattacaagcGAGGGAAGGCTGATCGGGTCAGTGTCGTTGGACTGGTATTACAGCAGCTAAAGGAGTGATCACTCGGTGAAAATCATCTtccttgtaagaaaaataaggaaCAAAGTGAACAGTACACATGTGATCtggcctttattttatttttttaatattaaacaaaacgcatcatttttaataaaaaaaacaaattattattgttacaccacactgttttatttaaataaaatggtaTTTGATAACCTTAGATTCAATTAGATAATAAATCCAATTCAATTTCActttacaatattttaaaatgttattgtttttttttaaacatgtttcttgattttggatattttcaatttcatttttaattgaccatttaaacttttaattctttcaatttagtacctatttcattcaattttagTCCTTGTATTTTCATACCTTTTGCATCTTGACCCTTGATcctaaatattttcaattgacTTTTAATTGACCTCTAAACTTTGATTGTTTTACAATCCTATCCATGATTTCATCCAATTaagtttataaaagttaaatttaattttttacaatttcaatctcttcaattaaacccaaattagtttcaaaattaattttcacaaattaaatccttaataaaattatttgacccattaaaagcctaattaaatccttacacttaattaattttttttaattttgaactaaaataattttaaacttaattaaatatttaattagatctataattaaattaaagcaGTCTATTacttaaacttaatttttatacaaattcatCTACTATTTACTTAAATTAACCTTAAATTTACATTGTCTAGGTCATTTAATGGTGCAATTTGGAATGAGCAGGCAGTGTCGGTTCTAGGAAgactggaaaaaaaagagtCGTAAATATGATGTGGGCACAGGAAGGTGCGCAAAATATGATGCCACTCTTGTCAATTTCTCTGTGCAAAGCGGATGGCAGATAACAACAGATTCCAAAGAGGAGTGTTTGTTGTGAGAAGGTGGCCAAACTGAGGTCAAACATCTATCTTTGTCATGATACAACAGCATAAGTAAATTAATAAGTAGTTGATTCGCAGATTGATGCCAGGAGAAGTCAAAATGCACCAAGCTCATTTGCGCCGTCTGTTTGGGGCCAACTCAGGATTGCCTTTTCTCATCATGGCTACAAACTCTTCGTAGTTAATCCTTCCATCCTGCAAAAGGAGTtgagaaaatattattcatgatTTCAAAGAGGCAATTTTGAAATATGGTTGTATTCTCCCAGAGTGTCAACATAGCAAATTAATATTATCAGGGGCGATGAAACttcttttaagaaattaatatggAGCTTCTTGCGACTATTTTGGTAAATGAGGTCCCAGTTCCTCACTAATTTAAATGACAGTTTTAGAAACCAAATTCTCTAGGGCATGGAACAACTGTGCACGCAAATCACTTCCGGAGATTAGTTCCACAGACAAGTTTTGGTAAACGAAACTACATTTTTCTGTTCCTTGACCTCAAAAGAAGCAAAATCAGCAGAAAACATAGATTAAGCAAGAAACGCACATGGTCTGTGTCAACTTCAGCAATGAtctcttttattgttttggaaTCACCCATATTATATTTCATAAGGGCTTGCTCCAACTCTTCCATTGTGATGTACCTATATACAAACACAAGATAAACCAATGTCCATATACAAGTACAGGGGGGAAATATTCACAGAAGTACAAAGTGATACAGAAGTAAAAGTAAATACCCGCTCTTGTCCTTGTCAAAATATTCAAAGGCCTTGTATAGATGGTCCTCTCTTTCCATTCTATTCATGTGCATGGTAGCTGTTATAAACTCAATGTAATCAATTGTTCCGTTTCCATCAACATCAGCCTGAAAAAGCAGCTCATCAATCTCATCTGAACCACAGAGCAGATCATCAAAAGGAGAAGCAAACATGCATCTAATGTATCTGAGGAAACCATAAAGATCTGCCTTAGACAAATGTTGGATTTCTCTGCTGTTGATTGAGCTATTCCTTCATTCTTGAACattataattacattttaaagCTATAAGATGAAAGAAAAGGTTCCATTTTCCTAATTTATAACAGTCCATGTGATGAATATCCACATTAGTTCTCAATCCTAATGGCTTCCTTCTTTAATCCTGATCAGAAACTAGAGCTCCTGTCTGTGAAGAGTCGACTGCTTACACTAAATAAGGATTGAGAATGATAAATGCTCCTACAGGATTACACTCAATTGCTCTGTGTGCTTgaatagaataaaaaagaacatgaagGCACCATTAAGCTCAGGCAGAcataaagaacagaaaagaataTATTGTACCGCTTCCATTAACTGCCTCACTTCAGACTCAGAAAGCTTAGTACCCAGTTTTGGAAGACCAgctttcaactcttcaaaagTGATTGTTCCATTGTTGTCCGTGTCCATAGATTTGAACATTTCCTTCAAGCCCATAATTTCTTCCTCAGAAAGGTTTTCGGCAATTACCTAAAGAAAGAAGAGACATTTGTCTCTACAATAAGAATGACAAGACATTTTCTTTTCTGCTTTATCCTTTGGGTTTCTTtgcatttagaaaaacaatatagCATCCCAGCTTGAACTTTTCAATTTTGGATGAtcatccattaaaaaatatgacaatATAAATTTCAACCAAAGAGAGACAATTTCTCACCTTCAGtgctatttttttcagtttgttcATAGCCCTGAATTGTTTCATTCTAGTTAAAACAGCAATATCAAGAGGCTTATCAGAGGCACCATCTTCTCGCATCCATGGATGATCTGCATTGCATGACATTTTTAGTCTAATCAAGTCTCCAACATTTACAAAGGCAAAAGAACTTGAAGCAAAACTATGGACAACATGTATTCAAAGAGTGGGAAGGAGGCAAAATGAAGATAATATTGGCAGTTCTCAATAGTGGCCAATCTTCTTTTTACAGGGGGGATGGCTTGGTCACTTGGATCAAGCAAGAACAAGCAAAGATGCCAGGTTCCGACCAACAACAATGAAAACAAGCACATGGAACTTCGTGCAATCATAACTCCAAATCATGAACCATGGCACAAAATTTGGGGTGTGAGTGTAGTTGGAgctttctcctttctttctttctttcttacttttttcttttgcaaggaGGGCATATGAAACAGTGAATAAAAGAACATAGGGAAGAAGAAATCAAATGCAGAACTTTAggagttaataaataaaaccttCAAACCACTTTTATCTCCAAAAAGAACTTGCTTAAGGAGTAAGACTTACTTAGAACTTCAACTGCTGAAAGTCGTTCCTTTGGATCAGCTCTTAGCATCTGTTTCACGAGATCTTTGGCACTACTAGATATGGAAGGCCATGGATCAGAGGAGAAATCGATATGTCCCCGGAGAATAGAATCAAAGATGGCCTGTTCAGTCTCTGCatatgaaacaaagaaaaaggtgaGAGGCATAACCACTCACCACATCTAAGTATTGTACATTATCAATTAGTTTGGTCATCATGCACTCCAAAAATGGAGTAGAAATCTTAGCTACAACTTTATTAATACAAACTTAATTTACAACCAGAAAAAATTCAAGTTCTGCCAAATATCTTCTTCAGAAATGTTGCAAATATATagcatatataaaaacaatgataTCAGCATTAACAATGTATCCAAATTATGTAATCTCAATTAAGTTCAAAAGCCACACCTCCCCAGAATGGTGGAACACCACTCAGAAGAATATACAATATAACCCCAGCACTCCAAATGTCAACCTCAGCTCCATAATTTCGTCGCAATACTTCAGGAGCTACATAATAAGCACTTCCAACAAGGTCTTTAAACACATCTCCTGCAAACACACACAGACTGTGGAGTTAAAAGTTATCACCAGTAAGCCATCAGTAATAATATACCTTAgagataattacaaaaaccctCCTAGAGTTTGATCTAAATTTCACTTTCCCTCTATACTTTCATGAATTACACTTTACATCCtagatcaaacaaaaaattcaaataaaatgcaTTGTTAAGGATGTAAACTATTATTGAACATATAAACTACAGAATGGAAAGTATAATTTATGAAAGTATGGAGGGAATGTGAAATTCAGATCAAACTA from the Populus nigra chromosome 1, ddPopNigr1.1, whole genome shotgun sequence genome contains:
- the LOC133678293 gene encoding calcium-dependent protein kinase 1 isoform X1 — protein: MGNCNSLASSSSTATTNHRNPPPSNGGIKVLPPNASPPPRSQFLHHSSPAVGRVLGRPMEDVRNTYTFGREVGRGQFGVTYLVTHKETEQHFACKSIAKRKLINRDDIEDVLREVQIMHHLTGHRNVVELKGAYEDRHSVNLIMELCEGGELFDRIITKGHYSERAAANLCRQIVTVVHNCHTMGVIHRDLKPENFLFLSTHEDSPLKATDFGLSVFFKPGDVFKDLVGSAYYVAPEVLRRNYGAEVDIWSAGVILYILLSGVPPFWGETEQAIFDSILRGHIDFSSDPWPSISSSAKDLVKQMLRADPKERLSAVEVLNHPWMREDGASDKPLDIAVLTRMKQFRAMNKLKKIALKVIAENLSEEEIMGLKEMFKSMDTDNNGTITFEELKAGLPKLGTKLSESEVRQLMEAADVDGNGTIDYIEFITATMHMNRMEREDHLYKAFEYFDKDKSGYITMEELEQALMKYNMGDSKTIKEIIAEVDTDHDGRINYEEFVAMMRKGNPELAPNRRRK
- the LOC133678293 gene encoding calcium-dependent protein kinase 1 isoform X2; the protein is MGNCNSLASSSSTATTNHRNPPPSNGGIKVLPPNASPPPRSQFLHHSSPAVGRVLGRPMEDVRNTYTFGREVGRGQFGVTYLVTHKETEQHFACKSIAKRKLINRDDIEDVLREVQIMHHLTGHRNVVELKGAYEDRHSVNLIMELCEGGELFDRIITKGHYSERAAANLCRQIVTVVHNCHTMGVIHRDLKPENFLFLSTHEDSPLKATDFGLSVFFKPGDVFKDLVGSAYYVAPEVLRRNYGAEVDIWSAGVILYILLSGVPPFWGETEQAIFDSILRGHIDFSSDPWPSISSSAKDLVKQMLRADPKERLSAVEVLNHPWMREDGASDKPLDIAVLTRMKQFRAMNKLKKIALKEMFKSMDTDNNGTITFEELKAGLPKLGTKLSESEVRQLMEAADVDGNGTIDYIEFITATMHMNRMEREDHLYKAFEYFDKDKSGYITMEELEQALMKYNMGDSKTIKEIIAEVDTDHDGRINYEEFVAMMRKGNPELAPNRRRK